The following are encoded in a window of Alphaproteobacteria bacterium genomic DNA:
- the fabF gene encoding beta-ketoacyl-ACP synthase II — protein MRRVVVTGLGLVTPLGGDVETSWRNILASKSGAGRITKFDPSDQKCTIACEVKPKDHEYGFDPDKRVDHKTQRQVDPFIIYGLDAAGQALEDAGLTDMDEATRLRAGVSIGSGIGGLPGIESESLLLAEKGPGRVSPHFVHGRLINLISGQVSIKYGLMGPNHAVVTACSTGAHSIGDAARMIRDDDADIMLAGGAEATICPIGIAGFAQARALNMSYNDRPEQASRPYDKDRDGFVMGEGAGVVVLEEYEHAKARGAKIYAEVVGYGLSGDAHHVTAPHPEGSGAYRSMEMALKKAGMAPSDIDYINAHGTSTMADTIELGAVKRLFGNAIGKVSMSSTKSAIGHLLGGAGAVEAIFCILAIRDQIVPPTLNLDNPDEGTEGVDLVPHKAKKREVKAVLNNSFGFGGTNASLVMKAI, from the coding sequence ATGCGCCGCGTCGTCGTCACTGGTCTGGGTCTCGTCACGCCGCTCGGCGGTGACGTCGAGACGAGCTGGAGGAACATCCTGGCGTCCAAGAGCGGCGCCGGAAGGATCACCAAGTTCGATCCGAGCGACCAGAAGTGCACGATCGCTTGCGAGGTGAAGCCGAAGGATCATGAATATGGTTTCGATCCGGACAAGCGCGTCGACCATAAGACGCAGCGGCAGGTCGATCCCTTCATCATCTACGGCCTCGACGCGGCCGGGCAGGCGCTCGAGGATGCGGGCCTCACCGACATGGACGAGGCGACCCGGCTTCGCGCCGGGGTCTCGATCGGCTCGGGCATCGGCGGCCTTCCGGGAATCGAAAGCGAAAGCCTGCTGCTGGCCGAAAAGGGGCCGGGACGCGTCAGCCCGCATTTCGTCCACGGGCGGCTGATCAACCTCATCTCGGGCCAGGTGAGCATCAAATACGGCCTGATGGGGCCGAACCACGCGGTCGTCACCGCCTGCTCGACCGGCGCCCATTCGATCGGCGACGCGGCGCGGATGATCCGCGACGACGATGCCGACATCATGCTTGCCGGCGGAGCGGAAGCGACAATCTGCCCGATCGGAATCGCCGGCTTCGCCCAGGCCCGGGCGCTCAACATGAGCTACAACGACCGGCCGGAGCAGGCGAGCCGCCCCTATGACAAGGACCGCGACGGCTTCGTCATGGGGGAGGGCGCCGGGGTCGTCGTGCTCGAGGAATATGAGCATGCCAAGGCGCGAGGCGCGAAAATCTATGCCGAGGTGGTGGGCTACGGCCTGTCGGGGGACGCGCATCACGTCACGGCGCCGCATCCGGAAGGCTCGGGCGCCTACCGGTCGATGGAGATGGCGCTGAAGAAGGCCGGAATGGCGCCGAGCGACATCGACTATATCAACGCGCACGGCACCTCGACCATGGCCGACACGATCGAGCTCGGCGCCGTGAAGCGCCTGTTTGGCAACGCGATCGGCAAGGTTTCGATGAGCTCGACCAAGTCGGCGATCGGCCATTTGCTGGGCGGCGCGGGCGCAGTCGAGGCGATCTTCTGCATCCTTGCGATCCGCGACCAGATCGTGCCGCCGACGCTCAACCTCGACAATCCGGACGAGGGCACCGAGGGCGTCGACCTCGTGCCGCACAAGGCCAAGAAGCGCGAAGTGAAGGCGGTGCTCAACAACAGCTTCGGCTTCGGCGGGACCAATGCCAGCCTGGTGATGAAGGCGATCTAG
- a CDS encoding acyl carrier protein encodes MSETADRVKKIVVEHLGVEADKVTEEASFIDDLGADSLDIVELVMAFEEEFGVEIPDDAAEKITTVKDAIDYIDQNKA; translated from the coding sequence ATGAGCGAGACCGCTGACCGCGTGAAGAAAATCGTCGTCGAGCATTTGGGCGTCGAGGCGGACAAGGTCACCGAGGAAGCGAGCTTCATCGACGATCTCGGCGCCGACAGCCTCGACATCGTCGAGCTGGTCATGGCGTTCGAGGAGGAATTCGGGGTCGAGATCCCGGACGACGCCGCCGAGAAGATCACGACCGTCAAGGACGCGATCGACTATATCGACCAGAACAAGGCCTAA
- a CDS encoding DUF2029 domain-containing protein codes for MLRGLASGSWLTERRLRTIALLSLAAAVAMIVFLIATAHGTLDRYGRPLGTDFSGVWSAGRMALDGHAAQAWDWEAHHGAQQALHGDPAVPFYGWHYPPPFLLVAALLATLPYLAALFVWQATTLGAAALLVQRIVPGRTALLATLGAPVAFICVAHGHNGFLTGALFGGGLLLLDRRPFLAGFLFGCLIYKPQFALLIPPLLLVSRQWRAIPGAALSAGLLVALTLAIWGWPVWRAFLDSLPLTQSVVLEAGSTGWEKIQSPFAMIRMWGGGIAFAYAVQAFATLAAIGAALWLAWQGRAAERNAAALAAALISTPYVLDYDFVLLGIAIAFLAADGLRSGFLDWEKTLLAFCWIAPFFARQLGALALLPLGQASAIIVLVLALRRAAALDGAPQNIAIPPLT; via the coding sequence ATGTTGAGGGGGCTGGCGAGCGGATCATGGCTGACGGAGCGGCGGCTCCGCACGATCGCCCTGCTTTCCCTCGCGGCGGCGGTGGCGATGATCGTCTTCCTCATCGCCACGGCGCACGGCACTCTGGACCGCTACGGGCGGCCGCTCGGCACCGATTTCTCCGGCGTCTGGAGCGCCGGCCGGATGGCGCTCGACGGCCATGCGGCCCAGGCCTGGGACTGGGAGGCCCATCACGGCGCCCAGCAGGCACTCCACGGCGATCCCGCCGTGCCCTTTTACGGCTGGCACTATCCGCCCCCGTTCCTGCTCGTCGCGGCGCTGCTCGCGACGCTGCCCTATCTCGCGGCCCTGTTCGTCTGGCAGGCCACGACGCTCGGCGCGGCCGCCCTGCTCGTGCAGCGCATCGTTCCGGGCCGGACCGCGCTGCTCGCCACGCTCGGCGCGCCGGTCGCCTTCATCTGCGTCGCTCACGGGCATAACGGCTTCCTGACCGGCGCGCTGTTCGGCGGCGGGCTGCTGCTGCTCGACCGGCGCCCGTTCCTCGCTGGCTTCCTCTTCGGCTGCCTGATCTACAAGCCGCAATTCGCGCTCTTGATCCCGCCGCTGCTGCTCGTCTCCCGGCAGTGGCGCGCGATCCCGGGCGCGGCGCTGTCGGCGGGCCTGCTCGTCGCGCTGACGCTGGCGATCTGGGGCTGGCCGGTATGGCGGGCCTTTCTCGATTCGCTGCCGCTCACCCAATCGGTCGTGCTCGAGGCCGGCAGCACCGGCTGGGAAAAGATCCAGAGCCCGTTCGCGATGATCCGCATGTGGGGCGGCGGCATCGCCTTCGCCTACGCGGTGCAGGCTTTCGCCACCCTCGCCGCGATCGGCGCCGCGCTGTGGCTCGCATGGCAAGGCCGGGCCGCGGAGCGCAATGCCGCGGCGCTGGCGGCGGCGCTCATCTCCACGCCCTATGTGCTCGACTACGATTTCGTCCTGCTCGGGATCGCCATCGCCTTCCTCGCGGCCGACGGCCTTCGGAGCGGCTTCCTGGACTGGGAGAAGACCCTCCTCGCTTTCTGCTGGATCGCGCCCTTCTTCGCGCGCCAGCTCGGGGCGCTCGCTTTGCTACCCCTCGGGCAGGCCAGCGCGATCATCGTGCTCGTGCTGGCGCTGCGCCGCGCCGCCGCGCTCGACGGCGCGCCTCAAAACATCGCCATCCCGCCGTTGACGTGA
- the fabG gene encoding 3-oxoacyl-[acyl-carrier-protein] reductase encodes MFDLNGMTALVTGASGGIGSAIAKGLAAQGARLAVSGSNAEKLEAFRGELGGEHVALACDLGDGAAVDGLVPRAVEALGQLDILVNNAGVTRDNLAMRMKDEEWSDVIRINLEAAFRLARAAMKPMMRARFGRIVSVTSVVGVTGNPGQANYAASKAGLIGMSKALAQEVASRGITVNCIAPGFIRSAMTDVLPDAQKQALLGRIPIGDLGKGEDIAAAAVYLASREAGYVTGQTLHVNGGMAMF; translated from the coding sequence ATGTTCGACCTCAATGGAATGACCGCACTCGTCACCGGCGCCTCGGGCGGGATTGGGTCCGCGATTGCGAAGGGCCTCGCGGCGCAGGGGGCCCGGCTGGCGGTTTCCGGGTCGAATGCCGAGAAGCTGGAGGCGTTTCGTGGGGAGCTGGGGGGGGAGCATGTCGCTTTGGCCTGCGATCTCGGCGACGGGGCGGCGGTCGATGGGCTGGTGCCGCGGGCGGTCGAGGCGCTGGGGCAGCTCGACATCCTCGTCAACAATGCCGGAGTGACTCGCGACAATCTGGCGATGCGGATGAAGGACGAGGAGTGGTCGGACGTCATCCGGATCAACCTCGAGGCCGCCTTCCGCCTCGCCCGCGCGGCGATGAAGCCGATGATGCGCGCGCGCTTCGGGCGGATCGTCTCGGTCACCTCGGTGGTCGGAGTAACCGGCAATCCGGGCCAAGCCAATTATGCCGCGTCCAAGGCGGGCCTGATCGGCATGTCGAAGGCGCTCGCCCAGGAGGTCGCGAGCCGCGGGATTACGGTCAACTGCATCGCTCCGGGCTTCATCCGATCGGCGATGACCGACGTGCTGCCGGACGCGCAGAAGCAGGCCCTGCTCGGGCGGATCCCGATCGGCGATCTCGGCAAGGGCGAGGACATCGCCGCGGCCGCCGTCTATCTCGCCAGCCGCGAGGCCGGCTACGTCACCGGCCAGACTCTTCACGTCAACGGCGGGATGGCGATGTTTTGA
- a CDS encoding GxxExxY protein — translation MKEIDEITADVLDVALRLHRELGPGLLESVYVALLAGRLKDLGYGVVTQQLITAEFEGIVFEAAFRADLVVDDRLLVEVKSVERLMPVHSKQLLTYLRLKRQPVGLLINFGGETLKEGVKRVVNDYRPSAPSPSSPRLRVNIPSSGA, via the coding sequence ATGAAGGAAATTGACGAGATCACCGCCGATGTCCTGGATGTAGCCCTGCGCCTGCATCGCGAGCTCGGTCCCGGTCTTCTGGAGTCCGTCTATGTGGCGCTGCTTGCGGGGCGCCTCAAGGATTTGGGCTATGGTGTCGTCACGCAGCAGCTCATCACCGCCGAGTTCGAGGGAATCGTCTTCGAGGCGGCGTTTCGAGCCGATCTCGTTGTGGACGACCGGCTCCTGGTCGAGGTCAAATCGGTGGAGCGCCTTATGCCGGTCCATAGCAAGCAGCTGCTGACCTACCTTAGATTGAAAAGGCAGCCCGTTGGGCTGCTCATAAATTTTGGCGGCGAAACCTTGAAGGAAGGCGTGAAGCGAGTGGTCAACGATTACCGCCCCTCCGCGCCTTCCCCTTCTTCTCCGCGCCTCCGCGTGAACATCCCTTCTTCTGGAGCCTGA
- the fabD gene encoding ACP S-malonyltransferase: MRAFIFPGQGSQSVGMGAALAGASREARSVLEEVDEALGQSLARLMAEGPAEELTLTENAQPAIMANAIATLRASGIDLQDKADFVAGHSLGEYSALCAGGTFDLATTARLLKTRGRAMQAAVPVGEGAMAALLGADLALGQRVCEAAAQGEVCTVANDNDPSQIVISGHKAAIERALEIAREMGAKRALLLPVSAPFHCPLMKPAADAMAEALAGVAMKPPAVSLYANVTASPVDSPDTIRELLVEQVTGRVRWRESVANMAAAGVTHFVELGGKVLGPMVKRIAPDAGVSSVITMDDIDALVKEI, translated from the coding sequence ATGCGCGCATTCATCTTCCCTGGGCAGGGGAGCCAGTCGGTCGGCATGGGCGCGGCCCTGGCCGGGGCCAGCCGGGAGGCGCGCTCGGTGCTCGAGGAGGTCGACGAGGCGCTCGGCCAGTCGCTGGCGCGGCTAATGGCCGAGGGCCCGGCGGAGGAGCTGACGCTGACCGAGAACGCCCAGCCGGCGATCATGGCCAACGCCATCGCCACCTTGCGCGCTTCGGGAATCGACCTTCAGGACAAGGCCGATTTCGTCGCCGGCCACAGCCTTGGCGAATATTCGGCGCTCTGCGCAGGTGGCACGTTCGATCTCGCAACGACCGCGCGCCTGCTCAAGACGCGCGGCCGGGCGATGCAGGCGGCGGTGCCGGTGGGCGAGGGGGCGATGGCCGCCTTGCTCGGCGCCGATCTGGCGCTTGGCCAGCGCGTGTGCGAGGCGGCGGCGCAAGGGGAGGTCTGCACGGTCGCCAACGACAACGATCCGTCGCAGATCGTCATCTCGGGCCACAAGGCGGCGATCGAGCGGGCGCTTGAGATCGCCAGGGAGATGGGCGCCAAGCGGGCCTTGCTGCTGCCGGTCTCGGCGCCGTTCCACTGCCCGCTGATGAAGCCCGCGGCCGACGCGATGGCCGAGGCGCTGGCCGGCGTCGCGATGAAGCCGCCGGCGGTCTCGCTCTACGCCAACGTCACCGCTTCGCCGGTCGACAGCCCGGACACGATCCGCGAGCTTCTCGTCGAGCAGGTGACCGGGCGCGTGCGATGGCGCGAAAGCGTCGCCAACATGGCCGCCGCGGGCGTCACCCATTTCGTCGAGCTGGGCGGCAAGGTGCTGGGCCCAATGGTCAAGCGCATCGCGCCGGACGCGGGCGTGAGCAGCGTGATTACGATGGACGACATCGACGCGCTGGTGAAGGAAATATAG
- a CDS encoding spermidine synthase produces the protein MILRELIDTTDVPGGEQLRLFRRGADYMIVLDRNELMNSRMSGSEAALAEMSVVRLQGRRAPRLLIGGYGMGFTLRAALAALGKDATVVVAELVPAIIRWARGPMAELTAGCLDDPRVRLIEGDVAAEIGAGRAVYDAILLDVDNGPDGLTRAGNDALYSAAGLAAARGALKPGGLLAIWSAAPDKAFARRLGGSGFAVDEVAVRARANGKGPRHVIWFATRR, from the coding sequence ATGATTCTGCGCGAACTGATCGACACGACCGACGTGCCCGGCGGCGAGCAGCTGCGGCTGTTCCGGCGCGGGGCGGACTACATGATCGTGCTCGACCGCAACGAGCTGATGAACAGCCGGATGAGCGGATCGGAGGCGGCGCTCGCGGAGATGAGCGTCGTGCGATTGCAAGGGCGCCGCGCGCCGCGCCTGCTGATCGGCGGTTATGGCATGGGCTTCACCTTGCGCGCGGCGCTGGCGGCGCTCGGCAAGGATGCGACGGTGGTCGTCGCCGAGCTGGTGCCGGCGATCATCCGCTGGGCGCGGGGGCCGATGGCCGAGCTGACCGCGGGCTGTCTCGACGATCCGCGCGTCAGGCTGATCGAAGGCGACGTCGCCGCCGAGATCGGCGCCGGACGCGCGGTTTACGACGCGATCCTGCTCGACGTCGACAACGGGCCGGACGGGCTGACCCGCGCCGGCAACGACGCGCTCTATTCGGCGGCGGGGCTGGCGGCGGCGCGCGGCGCTCTGAAGCCCGGCGGACTCCTCGCCATCTGGTCGGCGGCGCCGGACAAGGCGTTCGCGAGGAGGCTCGGCGGCTCCGGCTTCGCGGTCGACGAGGTGGCGGTGCGCGCCCGCGCCAACGGCAAGGGGCCGCGCCACGTCATCTGGTTCGCGACGCGACGCTGA
- a CDS encoding 30S ribosomal protein S6, translating into MALYEHVFLARQDLAQAQVDALAENATKIIEDNGGKVVKTETWGLRNIAYRIAKNRKAHYVALDFEAPSNVVAELERQTQINEDVIRYLTIKVDEHEAGPSAMMRRGERDKRRDDERGDRGDRFGGDRDRGDRGPRRNRDEIEA; encoded by the coding sequence ATGGCTCTCTACGAGCATGTGTTTCTCGCGCGTCAGGATCTGGCCCAGGCCCAGGTCGACGCGCTGGCGGAAAACGCCACCAAGATCATCGAGGACAACGGGGGCAAGGTCGTCAAGACCGAGACCTGGGGTCTTCGCAACATCGCCTACCGGATCGCCAAGAACCGCAAGGCGCACTACGTCGCCCTCGATTTCGAGGCGCCATCCAACGTTGTCGCCGAGCTCGAGCGCCAGACCCAGATCAACGAGGACGTGATCCGCTACCTCACGATCAAGGTCGATGAGCACGAGGCCGGCCCGAGCGCGATGATGCGCCGCGGCGAGCGCGACAAGCGCCGCGACGACGAGCGTGGCGATCGCGGCGATCGCTTCGGCGGCGACCGCGACCGCGGCGACCGCGGCCCGCGCCGCAACCGCGACGAAATCGAAGCTTAA
- the rpsR gene encoding 30S ribosomal protein S18 codes for MARPFFRRRKSCPFSGKDAPRIDYKDVRLMQGFVSERGKIVPSRITAVSTKKQRELAKAIKRARHLGLLPYVVK; via the coding sequence ATGGCACGCCCATTTTTCCGCCGCCGCAAGTCCTGCCCCTTCTCCGGCAAGGATGCGCCGCGCATCGACTATAAGGACGTCCGCCTGATGCAGGGCTTCGTCTCCGAGCGGGGCAAGATCGTCCCGAGCCGCATCACCGCGGTCTCCACCAAGAAGCAGCGCGAGTTGGCGAAGGCGATCAAGCGCGCCCGCCATCTCGGCCTGCTTCCCTATGTCGTGAAATAA
- a CDS encoding 50S ribosomal protein L9, with amino-acid sequence MDVILLERIEKLGSIGDVVKVKNGYARNFLLPRGKALRANDSNRKVFEANREKIEATNAERRGAAEADSKKIDGAKIQLIRQASNAGHLYGSVSARDLAEALEAQGHKVAKNQIVLDKPIKSIGLQDVRIALHPEVSVTISVNVARSPEEAELQAAGKDVMAEMFEKDVSGFIEERDETLEPGEIAPEPAAEAAEAAPAETAEAGADEEGETADQA; translated from the coding sequence ATGGACGTCATTCTGCTCGAGCGCATCGAGAAGCTGGGTTCGATCGGCGACGTGGTGAAGGTGAAGAACGGCTATGCCCGCAACTTCCTCCTTCCCCGCGGCAAGGCCCTTCGCGCCAACGATAGCAACCGCAAGGTCTTCGAGGCCAATCGCGAGAAGATCGAAGCGACCAACGCCGAGCGCCGCGGCGCGGCCGAGGCCGATTCGAAGAAGATCGACGGCGCCAAGATCCAACTGATCCGGCAGGCGTCGAACGCCGGCCATCTCTACGGATCGGTCAGCGCGCGCGATCTCGCCGAGGCGCTGGAGGCCCAAGGCCACAAGGTCGCCAAGAACCAGATCGTCCTCGACAAGCCGATCAAGTCGATCGGCCTTCAGGACGTTCGGATCGCGCTTCACCCCGAAGTGTCGGTGACGATCAGCGTAAACGTCGCCCGCTCGCCCGAAGAGGCCGAGCTTCAGGCGGCCGGCAAGGACGTGATGGCCGAGATGTTCGAGAAGGATGTCTCGGGCTTCATCGAGGAGCGCGACGAGACGCTCGAGCCGGGCGAGATCGCACCGGAGCCGGCGGCGGAAGCTGCCGAGGCTGCTCCGGCCGAGACCGCCGAGGCTGGCGCGGACGAGGAAGGCGAGACGGCCGACCAGGCCTGA
- a CDS encoding beta-lactamase family protein encodes MLRVFGRILFLLLVAGAAPASAQQFTAAETARIDALVHRSLEATGVPSASIAVVRGGRIVFARAYGTQSPALREASPDALYQIASVSKQFTAAAILILRDQGRLSLDDTVSKYIPGITGGERITIRQLLSHTSGLQDYWPQDYSFEAMSHPTTPQVIVDRWARKPLDFEPGTQWQYSNTGYVVAGLIVERVSGQPLLAFLQQHIFRPLGIHPIDQDLAVGRGFPVGYRRNALGPVRPETPAGTGWLYAAGELAMSAPDLARWDIARIDRSLLPARDWQEQETPVDLSTGRTTSYGLGVQTNDIAGRHAISHGGEAVGFLSTNIVFPRDREAVVVLVNAWFGDSHDRIARGIIDIMHPPLASGATGDDDAALAAARRVYDQLRGGRLDRALLTEDANFYFTDEVQHDYRDSLGPLGDPQGFAASGPARLRGGFVNRNYAVTYQGRRLTVVTYAEPGAAGRFEQFLVMPAG; translated from the coding sequence ATGCTGCGGGTGTTCGGCCGGATCCTGTTTCTCTTGCTCGTCGCCGGCGCGGCGCCTGCCTCCGCCCAGCAATTCACGGCGGCCGAGACCGCGCGGATCGACGCGCTGGTCCACCGCTCGCTCGAAGCGACGGGCGTGCCCTCGGCCTCGATCGCGGTCGTTCGCGGCGGCCGGATCGTCTTCGCCCGCGCCTACGGCACGCAATCGCCGGCCTTGCGCGAAGCCTCGCCCGACGCGCTCTACCAGATCGCCTCCGTGTCCAAGCAGTTCACCGCCGCCGCCATCCTCATCCTTCGCGATCAGGGCCGCCTCTCGCTCGACGACACGGTCTCCAAATATATTCCCGGGATCACCGGCGGCGAGCGGATCACCATCCGCCAATTGCTCAGCCACACGTCGGGCCTGCAGGATTACTGGCCGCAGGATTACAGCTTCGAGGCGATGTCGCACCCGACGACCCCGCAGGTGATCGTCGACCGCTGGGCACGCAAGCCGCTCGACTTCGAGCCCGGCACGCAGTGGCAATATTCGAACACCGGCTATGTCGTCGCCGGGCTGATCGTCGAGCGCGTCTCCGGCCAGCCGCTCCTGGCCTTCCTCCAGCAGCACATCTTCCGCCCGCTCGGCATTCACCCGATCGACCAGGACCTCGCCGTCGGCCGGGGCTTTCCGGTCGGCTATCGCCGCAATGCGCTCGGGCCGGTGCGGCCGGAGACTCCGGCGGGGACCGGCTGGCTCTACGCGGCGGGCGAGCTGGCGATGAGCGCGCCGGATCTCGCCCGCTGGGACATCGCGCGGATCGACCGCTCCCTCCTGCCGGCGCGCGACTGGCAGGAGCAGGAGACGCCGGTCGACCTCTCGACCGGCCGCACGACCAGCTACGGCCTCGGCGTCCAGACCAACGACATCGCCGGCCGCCACGCCATCAGCCATGGCGGCGAGGCGGTCGGCTTCCTCTCGACCAACATCGTCTTCCCCCGCGACCGCGAGGCGGTGGTCGTGCTGGTCAATGCCTGGTTCGGCGATTCGCACGACCGGATCGCGCGCGGGATCATCGACATCATGCACCCGCCGCTGGCGAGCGGCGCCACCGGCGACGACGATGCCGCTCTGGCCGCCGCGCGCCGGGTCTACGACCAGCTGCGCGGCGGCCGGCTCGACCGCGCTTTGCTGACCGAGGACGCCAACTTCTACTTCACCGACGAGGTCCAGCACGATTATCGGGACAGCCTCGGCCCCCTCGGCGACCCGCAGGGCTTCGCCGCGAGCGGGCCGGCGCGGCTTCGCGGCGGCTTCGTCAACCGCAATTACGCGGTGACCTACCAGGGCCGCCGGCTGACCGTCGTCACCTATGCCGAGCCCGGCGCGGCCGGGAGGTTCGAGCAGTTTCTGGTGATGCCGGCCGGCTGA
- a CDS encoding Fe2+-dependent dioxygenase: MFKEIPDLLTQAQVAELTRIASAARFVDGRISNPHSTVKNNLQLDDDKAYQASSQLMLKALYAHEDFRNFAFPVAILPPLMTRYTPSMRYGAHADAAFLQLGAQALRSDLSCTIFLGDPAAYEGGALTIHLGTRSVSFRGKPGSAIVYPSDRLHEVEPVTKGERLVAITFIQSRIPDTANRETLYELNEVAALEGLRMDKANFTRLQLVQANLLRKWGETA; encoded by the coding sequence ATGTTCAAGGAAATCCCGGATCTACTGACACAGGCCCAGGTCGCCGAACTGACCCGAATCGCGAGCGCCGCGCGGTTCGTCGACGGCCGCATCTCCAATCCGCATTCGACGGTGAAGAACAACCTCCAGCTCGACGACGACAAGGCCTATCAGGCCTCCTCGCAACTGATGCTGAAGGCGCTCTACGCGCACGAGGATTTCCGCAACTTCGCCTTCCCGGTGGCGATCCTGCCGCCGCTGATGACCCGCTACACGCCCAGCATGCGCTACGGCGCCCATGCCGACGCGGCCTTCCTGCAGCTCGGGGCGCAGGCGCTTCGCTCCGACCTCAGCTGCACGATCTTCCTCGGCGATCCGGCGGCTTACGAGGGCGGCGCGCTCACCATCCACCTCGGCACTCGGAGCGTCTCCTTCCGCGGAAAGCCGGGAAGCGCGATCGTCTATCCGTCGGACAGGCTCCACGAGGTCGAGCCGGTGACCAAGGGCGAACGCCTCGTCGCCATCACCTTCATCCAGAGCCGAATCCCCGACACCGCCAATCGCGAGACGCTCTACGAGCTCAACGAAGTCGCCGCGCTCGAAGGCCTGAGGATGGACAAGGCCAATTTCACCCGCCTCCAGCTGGTCCAGGCGAACCTGCTGCGCAAATGGGGCGAGACGGCTTGA
- a CDS encoding MHS family MFS transporter yields the protein MASLIGTTIEWYDFFLYNSAAALVFGHLFFPQYDPLTGTLLAFATYALGFVARPLGGIVFGHYGDRIGRKRLLMLSLLLMGAATVLIGLLPTYETIGIWAAVALIVLRLVQGFAVGGEWGGAVLMAAEHGDAARRGFWASWPQAGVAAGFLLSAGMLAAISGTLSEADFLAWGWRVPFLASIVLIAVGFYVRNRVAESRMFEAALEESETPPKLPAIEVLRERPKAVLLGAGLRLGENISYYVLTAFSLTFLVEISAESRSLALNALLIGAAVQFAAIPLAARLSDRIGRRPVYAIGAFGLAGWSFALFPLLASGDKLAIVAALVVGLVLHGTMYGPQAAMIAELFPTRIRYSGASIAYQLTAIFAGSLAPIVALRLYQSYGSATPVALYVAIACAISGVSALLAKETKGVALDAIR from the coding sequence ATGGCGAGCCTGATCGGCACGACCATCGAATGGTATGATTTCTTCCTCTACAATTCGGCGGCGGCGCTCGTCTTCGGCCACCTCTTCTTCCCGCAATACGATCCGCTGACGGGGACTCTGCTGGCCTTCGCCACTTATGCGCTGGGCTTCGTCGCCCGGCCGCTCGGCGGAATCGTCTTCGGCCATTATGGCGACCGGATCGGACGCAAGCGCCTTTTGATGCTGAGCCTGCTGCTGATGGGCGCCGCGACCGTGCTGATCGGCCTGCTTCCGACTTACGAGACGATCGGAATCTGGGCGGCGGTGGCCTTGATCGTCCTGCGCCTCGTCCAGGGCTTCGCGGTCGGCGGGGAATGGGGCGGGGCGGTGCTGATGGCCGCCGAGCATGGCGACGCCGCGCGGCGCGGCTTCTGGGCGAGCTGGCCGCAGGCGGGAGTCGCTGCCGGCTTCCTGCTCTCCGCCGGAATGCTTGCCGCCATCAGCGGCACGCTGAGCGAGGCGGATTTCCTCGCCTGGGGCTGGCGCGTGCCGTTCCTCGCCTCGATCGTCCTGATCGCGGTCGGCTTCTACGTCCGCAACCGCGTCGCCGAGAGCCGGATGTTCGAGGCGGCGCTGGAGGAGTCGGAGACGCCGCCCAAGCTTCCGGCGATCGAGGTGCTGCGCGAGCGCCCCAAGGCGGTGCTGCTCGGGGCGGGCCTGAGGCTCGGCGAGAACATTTCCTATTACGTGCTCACCGCCTTCTCGCTCACCTTCCTCGTCGAGATTTCGGCCGAGAGCCGCTCGCTCGCGCTCAACGCGCTGCTGATCGGCGCGGCGGTGCAGTTCGCCGCCATCCCGCTCGCGGCGCGGCTTTCCGACCGGATCGGAAGGCGGCCGGTCTATGCGATCGGCGCCTTCGGCCTCGCCGGCTGGAGCTTCGCTCTGTTCCCGCTGCTGGCCAGCGGAGACAAGCTGGCGATCGTCGCCGCGCTCGTCGTCGGGCTGGTGCTCCACGGCACGATGTACGGGCCGCAGGCGGCGATGATCGCCGAGCTGTTCCCCACTCGCATCCGCTATTCGGGCGCCTCGATCGCCTACCAGCTGACCGCGATCTTCGCCGGCTCGCTGGCGCCGATCGTCGCTTTGCGGCTCTACCAGAGCTACGGATCGGCGACGCCCGTCGCGCTCTACGTCGCCATCGCCTGCGCGATCAGCGGGGTCTCGGCGCTGCTGGCAAAGGAGACGAAAGGGGTGGCGCTGGACGCGATACGCTAG